The Merismopedia glauca CCAP 1448/3 genome includes a window with the following:
- a CDS encoding SPFH domain-containing protein: MQSLQLLWHFTSDFCDICDKAIAFPKITLMRLPNLWQKLKLPNISMWNSFYIKPNEIGILYHRSDFKRILQPGTYNYFGRHWRVEKYDLNQAEAEIDNLELLLRTRAAELNPHLLIMQTGFNQVALVQYGQSWLTILPNQTRAFWRGFLELQSHTFNLDESLELPQEFVERIRGISLYGVKKFQIAESEIGLLYVQNNFVRPLEPGEYAFWSVNRDVAVRTLSQIVPNPDFPQEEVLMEKHPEFVANYCQVVQLEPDKVAIVRYQGKVISILPPASRKLFWRGVEIEIVDISSDPKLPQNLVAELAINLPNAVTATQRCLHVCEVSAQHVGLLYINQEFQQLLEPGIHAWWTFGRSWKTPVFDLRQQNLEVSGQDILSQDKVPLRVNLTAGFRIVDPLKAENGLSDFTNYLYKELQFALRGAVGEKKLDTLLEDKGAIDKSIADYIREKTSEYGIIVDSVGVKDIILPGEIKNILSKVVEAEKAAQANVIRRREETAATRSMLNTAKVMEDNPVALRLKELEILERIAEKIDKIQVNGSLDSILTDLIQINR, encoded by the coding sequence TTGCAGAGTTTACAACTACTCTGGCATTTTACTTCTGACTTCTGCGATATCTGTGACAAGGCGATCGCCTTTCCCAAAATAACACTAATGCGTTTACCTAACTTATGGCAGAAATTAAAACTGCCTAATATTTCTATGTGGAACAGTTTTTACATTAAACCGAATGAAATCGGGATTTTATACCACCGCAGCGACTTTAAAAGAATTTTACAGCCAGGTACTTATAATTACTTCGGCAGACACTGGCGGGTAGAAAAATACGATCTCAACCAAGCAGAAGCTGAAATAGACAACTTAGAATTGCTGCTTCGTACTCGCGCTGCTGAATTAAATCCTCATTTGCTGATTATGCAAACTGGGTTTAATCAAGTTGCATTAGTCCAATACGGTCAATCTTGGCTGACCATATTACCAAATCAAACGCGGGCATTTTGGCGCGGCTTTTTAGAACTCCAATCTCACACTTTTAATCTAGATGAAAGTTTAGAACTTCCTCAAGAGTTTGTCGAACGAATTCGAGGAATCAGCCTTTACGGGGTGAAGAAATTCCAAATTGCTGAATCGGAGATTGGATTATTGTACGTCCAAAACAACTTTGTGCGTCCTTTGGAACCAGGAGAATATGCATTTTGGAGTGTAAATCGAGATGTAGCGGTGCGTACCCTAAGCCAGATTGTACCCAATCCCGACTTTCCCCAAGAAGAAGTGCTAATGGAAAAGCACCCCGAATTTGTGGCTAATTACTGCCAAGTGGTGCAATTAGAACCAGATAAAGTTGCAATAGTCCGCTACCAAGGAAAAGTCATATCTATCCTTCCTCCCGCTAGTCGCAAACTCTTTTGGCGCGGTGTAGAGATCGAAATAGTTGACATCAGTAGCGATCCGAAATTACCACAGAACTTGGTTGCTGAATTAGCGATTAATTTGCCAAATGCGGTGACTGCTACTCAACGCTGTTTACACGTTTGCGAAGTTTCCGCGCAACACGTCGGTTTGCTTTACATCAACCAAGAGTTTCAGCAATTGCTAGAACCTGGAATCCATGCTTGGTGGACATTCGGACGTTCTTGGAAAACTCCTGTTTTTGACTTGCGCCAGCAAAACTTAGAAGTATCTGGTCAAGATATCTTATCTCAAGATAAAGTACCTTTGCGGGTCAATCTAACTGCTGGATTCCGCATTGTAGATCCTCTGAAAGCCGAAAACGGTTTATCTGACTTCACCAACTACTTATACAAAGAGTTGCAATTCGCCTTGCGGGGTGCAGTAGGTGAAAAAAAACTTGATACTTTACTAGAAGACAAGGGAGCTATAGATAAAAGCATTGCCGATTATATTCGGGAGAAAACCAGCGAATATGGAATTATCGTAGATTCCGTTGGGGTGAAAGATATCATTCTACCTGGAGAAATCAAGAATATCTTGAGTAAAGTAGTAGAAGCCGAAAAAGCTGCTCAAGCCAACGTTATCCGTCGGCGAGAAGAAACTGCGGCAACTCGCAGTATGCTGAATACTGCTAAAGTCATGGAAGATAACCCTGTCGCTTTGCGGCTGAAGGAATTGGAAATCTTAGAACGGATTGCCGAAAAAATCGATAAAATTCAGGTTAATGGCAGTTTAGACAGTATCTTGACTGACTTAATCCAAATTAATCGGTAA
- the nadA gene encoding quinolinate synthase NadA, with the protein MAHKNQLIPQDLFAAIESLKKDLNAIILAHYYQESDIQDIADYIGDSLELSRKAANTNADVIVFAGVHFMAETAKILNPHKLVLLPDLEAGCSLADTCPPKEFAAFKAAHPGHIVISYINCSAEIKAMSDIICTSSNAVKLVQQIPESQPIIFAPDRNLGRYVMQETGRDLVLWQGACIVHENFSEKKIVQLKIQHPQAQVIAHPECEEPVLRHADFIGSTSALLNFVQQNSAQEFIVVTEPGIIHQMHKKAPDKELIPAPPISNCACNECPFMKLNTLEKLYLAMKNKSPEITLSEDIRVRALKPIQRMLEMSK; encoded by the coding sequence ATTGCCCACAAAAACCAACTAATTCCCCAAGATTTATTTGCGGCAATTGAATCCCTCAAAAAAGACTTAAATGCCATTATTTTAGCACATTATTATCAAGAATCAGACATTCAAGATATTGCTGATTATATTGGAGATTCTTTAGAGTTATCCCGCAAAGCTGCTAATACAAATGCAGATGTAATTGTCTTTGCTGGGGTACACTTTATGGCAGAAACGGCGAAGATTCTCAACCCTCATAAATTAGTTTTATTACCAGATTTAGAAGCCGGTTGTTCCCTCGCAGATACCTGTCCGCCAAAGGAATTTGCGGCTTTTAAAGCTGCTCATCCCGGACATATCGTCATTTCTTACATTAATTGCTCTGCCGAAATTAAGGCAATGAGTGATATTATTTGTACTAGTTCTAATGCAGTTAAATTAGTTCAACAGATACCAGAATCACAGCCAATAATTTTTGCTCCAGATCGAAACTTAGGGCGATATGTGATGCAGGAAACTGGGAGAGATTTAGTATTATGGCAAGGTGCTTGTATCGTTCACGAAAACTTTTCTGAAAAGAAGATCGTTCAACTGAAGATTCAACATCCGCAAGCTCAAGTAATCGCTCATCCTGAATGTGAAGAACCAGTATTACGCCATGCTGATTTTATCGGTTCTACTAGTGCTTTACTAAATTTTGTGCAGCAAAATTCTGCTCAAGAATTTATCGTAGTTACTGAACCAGGAATCATCCATCAAATGCACAAAAAAGCACCAGATAAAGAGTTAATTCCTGCCCCTCCTATTAGTAATTGTGCTTGTAACGAATGTCCTTTCATGAAATTGAATACTTTGGAGAAACTTTACTTAGCGATGAAAAATAAGTCTCCAGAGATAACTTTATCAGAAGACATTCGGGTGCGCGCCTTAAAGCCGATTCAAAGAATGCTAGAGATGAGCAAATAA
- a CDS encoding TIGR04282 family arsenosugar biosynthesis glycosyltransferase, with product MALVNFPQKCLIIFTRYPESGQTKTRLIPALGADGAAKLQRLMTKYAILQAQQLQSNYPVNIEVHYSGGNSQLMSDWLGKNLIYKPQVKGDIGVKMSMALATAFSQGYKSVVIIGTDCPSLDRSIIKQAFDLLEGTDVVLGSAADGGYYLIGLNKLIPELFRSVEWSTSKVFNRTVEIASQLHLKISYLPTLFDIDRPEDLEFLKNNPAYQQILSRTA from the coding sequence ATGGCTTTAGTGAATTTTCCTCAAAAGTGTCTAATTATTTTTACCAGATATCCAGAGTCTGGTCAAACAAAAACTCGGTTGATTCCAGCTTTGGGAGCAGATGGTGCAGCTAAACTACAGCGTTTGATGACTAAATATGCTATCTTACAAGCGCAGCAATTACAATCTAATTACCCTGTAAATATTGAAGTTCATTACAGTGGTGGCAACTCACAATTAATGTCAGATTGGCTGGGTAAAAATTTAATCTATAAACCGCAAGTTAAAGGCGATATTGGTGTAAAAATGTCTATGGCTTTGGCTACAGCTTTTAGTCAAGGTTATAAATCGGTGGTAATTATTGGTACTGATTGTCCTAGTTTAGATCGAAGCATTATTAAACAGGCTTTTGATTTATTAGAAGGAACAGATGTCGTTTTAGGTTCTGCTGCTGATGGGGGATACTATTTAATTGGCTTAAATAAGTTGATTCCTGAACTATTTAGATCGGTTGAATGGAGTACTTCAAAAGTATTTAATAGAACTGTCGAAATTGCCAGTCAGTTACACTTGAAAATTAGCTATCTTCCGACACTTTTTGATATAGATCGCCCTGAAGATTTAGAATTTTTGAAAAATAACCCCGCCTACCAACAAATACTAAGTAGAACGGCGTAA